gtTAGAAAACTCAACACACACATAGTTGCCTATTCTATCAGAGATGAGAAGGATAAAAGATGTGACACATCAACGATCAGTCTATACATGGTACTCCAGTTATTAATGCCTTAAAGTGATGTATCACGGaataatataaactatttagtcggtattttatttttgatatatgaTTGTCCTCCATCGAAATCAAAATGTGTGGACCTCTGAAAAGTAAATCAAAAGCGTTATGAAAGGTTGATAATCTGGTAGATTTTTACTACTTTTAGCATATTTATACGCTTTTTTGGCTCAGCCAGTAAactgtaaatgttttttttttaaactctttcAATCATACTTACCTAGAGAGATAAAAGTATACTACTATTGTggaatatgatatatatatatatatatatatatatatatatatatatatacagatttTTCTAAATTATGGGAGAAGCTTACATTCACAAAATCGGAGGCAGAGTTGGCCATAAGAGTAGTGTACGAATCGACGTCATAGTGAGGTCTTGCATGAAGATCATAGTAAGTATTGGCGATGTCGTCGCTTCCTGCGACCAATAAGAACAAGCTGTTGgctaatatgaagttttttctttcttccccaACTAAATTCTTCACTTTTTCTATGTACTCCTCAAAATATTCCAACTGCTTTTGTAATGATATTGCTGCCTAATATCATCAACAAACACAAGTGCGACCAAGTTAAATCGGTAAATATCAAATCAAATATGTCCATATGTTATAGGAGTACAGTTGGTTAAAAAGAACTTATGATCGCCatattacttatatatttattattaccaCGAGTTTGGGTGTTATAGGATCATAACCAGAACCTCCCGACGCAAATGATACACCGGTTAAAAGATCTTTAGGCGTTAGATTTGGATCGAGATATGCGGGTACAACTGATTTTATCCCCACTTCCTCAGCTGCAAATAAGAAGAGAAACATTAAAGACATATAGCGTCATTTTCAACGTTTTAAAATCAGTATTATCGTGGAACACTAACTTTCCTGACATGTGTTATGCATATCGAGTCAATGTTACTAGCCTTGTCTTTAACTACCATCCAAAAAATGgaacaaaaaacaaatgattgCTCAAATAATTTGCCGTCGTCACTAACTTCACTTGTGTCCTAAAACCTAAAGGTACTAGAGCTGAAAAGGGTAAAGTCATTAAAAAAACAAGAGAATGGACCTAGCAAATCGGCAGGAACTCGTCCGTCGCAGAATCTCCCGGTCGGAACTCCGCCTTGGAAATTGATACCGTAAGGTTGAAAATCGCACTTAACAACGGTTTTGACATTGTTGTTATTTCCAGTGTCAACAATGGAGTCTCCGAAAGCTATTAGCGCTGGAATCTTCAAGTTTGGCGGCAGCTTGATGGCGACGACTGTCTCAGTGAGAAAGAGAATGGACAACAAACATAGTTTCAATGAAGAACAAGAACTAGACCGGCTTGTATTGTCTTTCATGTTTGCTTTCTtgtaatgaaaaaatataaaaagcttTTAGAAAAGATAAATTTTCTTGGAAGCCCTTACAATAACCAAGACAAACAAGGAACCATGTTTGCTCTCATGTTTGATATCACGCTTATTTATAAACAAACACATGTAgatgtatatgtatatttattgcATTGTGTGGTGAAGATGTCGTGGACCTTTGGTAGACTTCGGACAATATATACTTAACCAGTTGACTGAAACATTTCTAGATATAGATAATGTATTACAACAAGTTTAAGCGTAGAAAACAACTAAGATACTGTACTAATCtcaactctcaaccacatcagttttaattttaataactaaCGACATAAATCTAAAAGTGCGTATGTCGAAACACGTATTGCCAGCAAACAAGCATGTATATTACTATATCAGTGCGTATGTCTGTCAACTCTAATTAGTCGGGGATTATGTAATACTTTCGGTTAGCCCTGGGCATTCgggtattcggttcggtttcgggtaTATCGGATAAATCATTCTTATACCCAATGGGTATTTAGGAGATTTCAGTTCGGTTTCggtcggtttcggttcggtttcgggtacccatttaataaatgaatcaaatatacatatacaaaatatatgagTTAATATGTTAATCTAAGTGGTCTAGTGGTTACACACTTGCGTATTTGTCAATCCAACTAGAATTCGAGTCAATAAAGTGCTAgttttataagtatataaaaataccatatatatatatatgtataatataagaGAGTacataaaagataacattttttttttgtaacttacatAAAAGATAACATGGTTTGGTGATAACAATGTTCTCACTCTTCATGTTCGAGTGGGGTTAATGACATTTTACCTTATATTAGAAAGTGAATACTTGTTTTTCggatattcgggtacccgttcggttttcggttcggttccagTTATTCGGATATAGAAATTTAAGAACCATTCGGATATTTGAGAGTTTCAGTTCGgtttccactacaagaaaacacaaatttaacgacggccaaaatcgtcgttatttcctcggaaaagaaggcttacgaggaaatggcgatgaaaggcgtttcgtcgttatatgattgtcgtaagagaagattcgtcgccatttcctcgttaattagcgaggttatattttcctcgtaaagaagaattaagttttcgtcgtaaagaccacgtggggtttccacgtaacgcggtcgttgtgcttcctcgtaagaaactcgtaaatgattcgtcgtaaaagacacgcaaaaacctctaaataaattcgtcgtaataaaaaCGTAAGAAACACGAAaataattcgtcgtaatagaatcgtaagtaaatccacgtaaaatcctcgATAATTGTTCCTCgatatttcgtcgttaattttcctcgttaatacatcgggaattagcgacgaaattactttgttttctatttactgaatttataaataaaaattatatttatttaatttattaataaaattttaattgaaattaaatcgaataggaaaatttttttggccgaattaaaatgaaattatataatatataaataagttttgaattttaaaatacaataacaaaaaaaaaactaatgctgcattgccgcgtcgtagaattcctcgctccttctcgagagatcttcctcgttgacttgcacggatgtctcgcctggaatggggttttgttgtctcatggtcctgaacatggcctcccattccggatttgtggccgctatgacgtccaagaagttctcgagaccagtcatacgagctgtgaacgacgattttgtcgaggccaactcgttttgtgtcgacgacagctgatgttgtgtcgtctccaacacgtcgcgcagctgagagacttcatcatcccgtctctggccataagaggaagtcgctctcggaacatcgttgacggaaccaatccccaacacacgtccctttttcttaggagcgaccttaaaaaacaataaaatatatattaaaatttaaattttaaagtaaaatggaattaataaaaaatttatataaaatttacctcctcgtaaattctatccacttctattgtggataagacgacgggtaatccgtcggcggactcctgcgccagctgggtctcacgctcgtcaatacgagctgccacatcattgtagatcttctcagacctctcatctacaaatgcgcccgccttgtttttgtgggtccgatcgaaaagttccataagagtcggtaaacgtcccaactccttggcctaaaaatagttaagaaagtttttattatatatatatatatatatattaaaaatcaaaaagttaaatatttaaattacgtaccatttccaaacggacgcgggcgtgtggtttttggcccgtactatgttgcatcgccctgtggccatgctcatctaccgagttacgggaggcggagcaagactgggcgactctcatggcatcaggatccctccagtaacggatgaggccatcccacacgtccgtggtgatggttgagggtttgccccgctcatagcccttcacgatccagtcacccttccagttggagaccgtgtccaacaaacgtttcttcgccttgtcgataaactctttcgcaccttctcagtgacccccatggaccaattaaatttttgctgcaaaaaaaaaaacattaataattagtttagaaaaataaaatttaaaaaatataaatcaggaataaattgtaaaaacttacagcgtaaatcttgaaccacgtccttctgatgtagatcggagtggatttccagttgggatgtgccatggagaagtaacctttaatcgtctcggttacttctgttgcaaggcagttatcaaccccaaacctggaaaaaaaaaacaaattcaaagttttaaatatttattaaagtcacaaatgaattttaaaaaataaatgtaacatacataccaaagagttccttcaggtcggtcggggtctatgatcggtaagccttctctgcctggcaaaccgagaatgtcctcaacagtgtactgagagtaaggacaactcgctggcaccatcaaatcagcatgaacctgatgggcgggcatctgaggaggcacatgaggagctggcatcggaggaggagctaccggaggaggcacatgaggaactgatggcgatgccgtagaagaaggcgagactctctgagaagattgagtctcggggacggtctcctgctgacccgaagaaccaggagctgaagaagaaccgggaagtgaagacgggtctaaccgactacccggtggaccgaacatctgcgagtagtgagcactacgctggtgcctacgaatagtctgcaaaatttaaatttctaaattaaattcaagagtaaataaaaaattatgaacagtattaactacgtaattaataaaatgaggaaacctaaattttgtaaactaatttcgtaaactaaattccctaaactaaccacctaatctaaattccctaaactacttagagaggaaagagagttacCATGTTGAGAGGAAATAGAAGGctctagagaggaattagagaggaaatgaagagggctgcggtttcgcctatatataggattagtgttcgtcgacaattcgtcgcaaaataacgaggaaagacagaggcccgtctttcgttttgtcgcaaggcccaagcaaattaacgaggatatacagaggcccgtcttttatttaacgtcgttcttgcgacgatttttgttttatcatcgattttacgtgggcccgtcttttgtttcgtcgcaaggcccaagcaaattaacgaggatatacagaggcccgtgttttatttaacgtcgttcttgcgacgatttttgtttttatcatcgattttacgtgcaaatagcgaggctttttttgctaacccctaaaattttaaaccccaaacctcaaaccctatctttcttatctccaaacctcaaaccctatcttccttatatttcttatcttatacttcatatatttctaaccctttaacttcaatatatatattttttgaatttgaaaggtttaatacgttggaaaacaattttacaaattttgaatttgacatatcacacaacaaatcaaacacactctacaaatcatatatgaaaggtttaaaaacataaaaaaaaaattgaaaattaatttttttttagtttatatgaagtaggatggggagttttagggtttgcacatttggggtttagggatttgggtttcattttagtatatttaccgacgaattaacgacgaaaagtaaaataaaaaagctaacctcgctcattccacgtaagttaacgaggctcttacgacgttttagtcttacgtggaataagcgaggtccgcttttttaattataaatcgtctcttattccacgtaagttaacgaggctcttacgacgtttactgttaccgtggaatatgcgaggtaatgtattataaatcgtcgtaaaattcccgtgagataacgtggaaagtacgacgactgtctctaaacccctaaaacgaaaccccaaatcccaaaccacatcttctttatcttctacttcatatatcaaacacttctatcctttaacctcaagcaattcattctaatccaaaccgaaaattataaaaacacaattcctttacttataattaatgtcgatatcttatttataaataaactcccattatctttaattatatataataaatcaaactcatacaaatatgaaatacattaatcggattcatcgacattctcgtcatcacttgaaacatcatcatttacatgaaactcgtcttcaacagcttcctccgtgggatcttcggtaagatcttcatactcgtgattatgcggatcaatgagaaggatgtcatcaatttcttgttcaggttcatgaacttcatttatttgttcttcttgcaatggtggttcttctcctacgatgattcgtcctcgaggtgtaactttgatcacggctaaccaatttatacccgactctctcatccgtgggtatggaaggaagctaacttggtctgcttgtgaagctaagatgaagggctcgaatttgttgtacctccggccaccgttgacatctactacaccgaatttgttcaaccgaacacctctattgacgacggggtcgaaccattcacacttgaagaggacgcattttagcttcaatatccctgggaattcgacttcaataatctccgtcaagattccgtagaaatctgtttctcctttcacacaaattccatagttactggttgcccgctgtttaccatactcatatgtgtgaaaagtatagcctcgtgtgaaatacatctgtgatgtggtgacctttacaagtggagattgaattacttcgtgtaaccacttaggataatctgcatcgtcgtcataatcaacctatttaaaaataaaaagaacgttgaaatacaaatcattcatgtatgaaaattttaaaagtatttgattaatacctgattcttcaaccacttaacaaagtgttgatcttttcttttgtctacgtcacttgtggatataccaggaaatgtttcttcgacttgtgaaacaaacatgctgtaaattcacattttacatgaattaatctctctcaattatataatgtatactcaatttaagttacctttcaaaataacgcatcaatggatcctcgcaattgagtagaatataggtgtgtgcactatgagcgtcttcttcactcgaccaccaaacctgttttgatttcccaccaagtcgtccaatctggctaaagatttctggaacaccaacaactgcatatgtgggcgcaacgccaccatcatcatatcttcttggagctcttcttcgtgtacgtacttttgacgcaaagtagtacgatgtgaagtgagaaacttcttctgtcaaacttccagcaattatagaaccttcaactttggcgaggttctttgcttttcccttcaaatatttcatggctcgctcgtactgatacatccatccgtaatgtaccggtccacgaagcaatgcctcatatgggaggtggatagctagatgctccatcacgtcaaaaaagcctggaggaaatatcttctccaagttgcacaataagataggaatgttctcctgaagctgttctacgacttcttctttaagagtgcgtgtgctcaaatccctgaaaaatgctccaatgcctattccaaaaacaattaaacacattgttagtcaaatactattattgtaaactaaaccaatttaatattattgtcctattgtaaactacctgcaagtgcttcatgtacgtttgttggaagtagctccgcaaatgcaaatggcagaagtcgttgcataaagacatgacaatcatgactcttcatcccggagaacttttgacccttttcaacacatcttgaaagatttgaaacatacccatcagggaacttcacttctgatgccacccaattgaacaaaaccgactttttttctgaagacaatctaaaaattggaacgggaacttggccattgctttttatatgtaactcacttcttgagcaaatatccggcaagtccaacctcgattttatgttgtcttttgtcttccctgggacattcaatattgtattcatgatgttctcaaagaaattcttctctatatgcatcacatcaaggttgtggcgcagaaggagatccttccaatatggtaactcccaaaatatactcttcttgtgccagttgtgatgaacaccgtaagaatcaggcatattacgagggacatgccaattaccaccccagcgaactgtttcgttagctccgtagtagtcgatttgcgcttcaatttgttctccagttagatatggaggaggagtgtctctcacaacctttttgtgcctaaacaaattcttgtttcttc
This Brassica napus cultivar Da-Ae chromosome C6, Da-Ae, whole genome shotgun sequence DNA region includes the following protein-coding sequences:
- the LOC125574795 gene encoding GDSL esterase/lipase EXL3-like isoform X1, giving the protein MKDNTSRSSSCSSLKLCLLSILFLTETVVAIKLPPNLKIPALIAFGDSIVDTGNNNNVKTVVKCDFQPYGINFQGGVPTGRFCDGRVPADLLAEEVGIKSVVPAYLDPNLTPKDLLTGVSFASGGSGYDPITPKLVAAISLQKQLEYFEEYIEKVKNLVGEERKNFILANSLFLLVAGSDDIANTYYDLHARPHYDVDSYTTLMANSASDFVNKLYGYGVRRIAVFGAPPLGCIPSQRTLGGGLLRECAEYYNDAAKLFNSKISTKLDYLLKTLPDSKPVYINIYDPLYDIIQNPTKYGFGVSNKGCCGTGAIEVAVLCNKITSSVCPDVSSHVFWDSYHPTEKTYKVLVSLLIDKFVNQFI
- the LOC125574795 gene encoding GDSL esterase/lipase EXL3-like isoform X2; the protein is MKDNTSRSSSCSSLKLCLLSILFLTETVVAIKLPPNLKIPALIAFGDSIVDTGNNNNVKTVVKCDFQPYGINFQGGVPTGRFCDGRVPADLLAEEVGIKSVVPAYLDPNLTPKDLLTGVSFASGGSGYDPITPKLVAAISLQKQLEYFEEYIEKVKNLVGEERKNFILANSLFLLVAGSDDIANTYYDLHARPHYDVDSYTTLMANSASDFVNKLYGYGVRRIAVFGAPPLGCIPSQRTLGGGLLRECAEYYNDAAKLFNSKISTKLDYLLKTLPDSKPVYINIYDPLYDIIQNPTKYGAIEVAVLCNKITSSVCPDVSSHVFWDSYHPTEKTYKVLVSLLIDKFVNQFI